In a single window of the Elusimicrobiota bacterium genome:
- a CDS encoding polysaccharide deacetylase family protein has protein sequence MKTQQKQVMKRILGKIFCLTKMFNHQPKFTILMYHSVNPEHPDSILPAEFEKQIQFLTSNYQILSVTDFFNFQTNGGGIAITFDDGYEDNFYYALPILKKYNCPATFFICTGFVSKELDITKNWNCYHGLNPLTFEQIKEMKKAGMSFGCHTHSHPILTKIQLKEARNEINKSKTILENILGEQIDSFTYPFGELNTFNKSIISILTEAKLKLACTSIYGRNTKKTNQLILYRIGIDPQDTIDDFTAKVQGSWDFLKVYRIFKKRI, from the coding sequence ATGAAAACTCAACAGAAACAAGTTATGAAAAGGATTTTAGGTAAAATCTTTTGTCTGACCAAAATGTTTAACCATCAACCCAAATTTACTATTTTGATGTATCACTCGGTAAATCCAGAACATCCGGATTCAATCCTGCCGGCTGAATTTGAAAAACAAATACAATTTCTTACCTCAAACTATCAGATTCTATCTGTAACAGATTTTTTTAATTTTCAAACCAACGGGGGGGGGATTGCCATAACTTTTGATGATGGTTACGAAGATAATTTTTATTATGCGTTACCAATACTAAAAAAATATAATTGTCCTGCTACTTTCTTTATTTGTACTGGATTTGTTAGCAAAGAACTGGATATTACCAAAAATTGGAACTGCTATCATGGCTTAAACCCGTTAACTTTTGAACAAATTAAAGAAATGAAAAAAGCAGGAATGTCTTTTGGCTGTCATACGCATAGTCACCCAATTCTAACAAAAATTCAGCTAAAAGAAGCCAGAAACGAAATCAACAAATCAAAAACTATTCTTGAAAATATTTTAGGCGAGCAAATAGATTCATTTACATACCCGTTTGGCGAACTGAATACTTTTAATAAAAGCATTATTTCAATTCTAACAGAAGCAAAACTTAAATTAGCCTGCACAAGCATTTATGGCAGGAATACCAAGAAAACCAACCAGCTGATTTTGTATAGAATTGGAATTGACCCGCAAGATACTATTGACGATTTTACTGCTAAAGTTCAAGGGTCTTGGGATTTTCTTAAAGTATATCGCATTTTCAAAAAAAGAATATGA
- a CDS encoding methyltransferase domain-containing protein produces MSIKSVLKKVTRHFPVLSGIATYILGLYKPGSTGTGGTISARYCYSVWLRHLMMAYKNGLSTQPDTVAELGPGDSLGIGLAALLSGANNYYAFDVVKYANTERNIAIFDELVSLFQKREKIPDETEFPRVKPYLESYKFPAHILTDERLDKALKPERIESIRNAILHSGSRNRNNTQISYCVPWSDSKTVKEESVDMIYSQAVMEYVDDLAYTYQVLYRWLKPSGFMSHEIDFKSDGITKQWNGHLAYSDFVWRLIKGKKTMIPNRQPYSTHINYIQKVGFEIVCSINTTDISGITREQLAARFKNMSNDDLTTSSAFIQAVKK; encoded by the coding sequence ATGAGTATTAAATCAGTATTAAAAAAAGTTACCAGACATTTTCCAGTATTGAGCGGAATCGCAACTTATATTCTAGGGCTGTATAAACCCGGTTCAACCGGTACAGGTGGAACGATTAGTGCACGATACTGCTATTCTGTATGGTTAAGACATCTTATGATGGCGTATAAAAATGGTCTGTCAACACAGCCAGATACTGTTGCTGAACTGGGACCGGGCGATTCACTTGGTATCGGACTGGCTGCTTTACTATCCGGGGCAAACAATTACTATGCATTTGATGTTGTAAAATATGCTAATACTGAAAGAAATATTGCCATTTTTGATGAGTTGGTATCCTTATTCCAAAAACGCGAAAAAATTCCAGATGAAACCGAATTCCCAAGAGTTAAACCATACCTGGAGTCATATAAATTTCCAGCTCATATTCTGACTGACGAACGGCTTGATAAAGCATTGAAGCCGGAAAGGATAGAATCTATACGAAATGCAATTTTACATTCAGGTAGTAGAAATAGAAACAACACACAAATATCCTATTGCGTTCCCTGGTCCGATTCAAAAACGGTAAAAGAAGAATCAGTTGATATGATATACTCTCAAGCGGTAATGGAGTATGTTGACGATCTCGCTTATACATATCAGGTATTATATCGGTGGTTAAAACCGAGTGGTTTTATGTCACACGAGATTGATTTCAAAAGTGATGGAATAACGAAACAGTGGAATGGCCATTTGGCATATTCAGATTTTGTATGGAGATTGATTAAAGGCAAGAAAACCATGATACCCAACAGACAACCATACTCAACACATATTAACTATATACAAAAAGTTGGATTTGAGATTGTTTGCAGTATCAATACTACAGATATTTCAGGAATCACAAGGGAACAACTTGCCGCACGGTTCAAGAACATGTCTAATGATGATTTAACTACAAGTTCGGCTTTTATTCAGGCAGTTAAAAAATGA
- a CDS encoding glycosyltransferase family 4 protein, which yields MKLIYIAISKIPYKTAHTLLIMKMCEAFKQCGIDVILIIPEYGNNDSTDDIFNFYGTKHKFEIIKIPFKKSPAPTLRFAYKAIRIAKNVKANFVVSMINHVVIWATLFKIPFIIDLHGRPFSLMEKLSLKISNYSKSLIKIVTVTQTLKNWYIKWGIQPNNIIVLPNGADIELFPEVEYFDWKNGMPLKVGYSGHLYKGKGMEIIVEIAKYISDAEFIIIGGLEEDIHYWKNKTKDILNIKFLGFIPNTKIPEMLNRLDILLLPNQRNVFPVGGKEDIGDYTSPMKMFEYMATGKPIIASDLPVLKEVLKDKINSILVPHNKPEEWINAIKFVQQNPELALKIGQQARKEVEEKYNWATRAKTLIEHFKR from the coding sequence ATGAAATTAATCTATATAGCAATATCAAAAATTCCTTATAAAACAGCCCACACGCTGCTTATAATGAAAATGTGCGAAGCTTTTAAACAGTGTGGTATAGATGTTATTCTTATAATACCAGAATATGGTAACAACGATAGTACTGACGATATTTTCAATTTCTACGGGACTAAACATAAATTTGAAATTATAAAAATCCCGTTTAAGAAATCACCAGCCCCAACATTAAGATTTGCCTATAAGGCAATAAGAATTGCAAAAAATGTAAAAGCTAATTTTGTAGTTTCAATGATCAATCATGTTGTTATATGGGCAACCCTTTTTAAAATTCCATTTATAATTGATTTACATGGACGCCCTTTCTCTTTAATGGAGAAATTATCGTTAAAAATATCTAATTATTCCAAATCTCTAATTAAAATCGTAACAGTAACCCAAACTTTAAAAAATTGGTATATAAAATGGGGAATTCAGCCGAATAATATTATTGTATTACCAAATGGCGCTGATATTGAACTATTTCCAGAGGTAGAATATTTTGATTGGAAAAATGGAATGCCTTTAAAAGTAGGATATTCAGGTCATTTGTATAAAGGTAAAGGTATGGAAATAATAGTTGAAATAGCAAAGTATATTTCTGATGCTGAATTTATTATAATAGGTGGTCTTGAAGAGGATATTCATTATTGGAAAAATAAGACAAAGGATATTTTGAATATCAAGTTTTTAGGATTCATTCCTAATACTAAAATACCGGAAATGTTGAATAGGTTAGATATACTTTTATTACCCAATCAGAGGAATGTCTTTCCTGTTGGCGGCAAAGAGGATATAGGAGATTATACCTCGCCGATGAAAATGTTTGAATATATGGCAACCGGGAAACCTATAATTGCATCTGATTTGCCGGTATTAAAAGAAGTGCTTAAAGATAAAATAAACTCAATATTAGTTCCGCATAATAAACCTGAGGAATGGATAAATGCGATTAAATTTGTTCAACAGAATCCAGAACTGGCGTTAAAAATCGGGCAACAGGCAAGAAAAGAGGTTGAAGAAAAATATAACTGGGCTACCCGTGCAAAAACATTGATAGAACATTTTAAAAGATGA
- a CDS encoding SGNH/GDSL hydrolase family protein gives MLSRIKRYLTFLVVEIFIFLFLLGVVIGCMELYYWYTQGRLVKNFPPNDIINYTWGHKVRTNPYWFRDKNYELVPLKNGFRIIVLGDSFTWGAGVSEDERYSNLLEKYLKEKHPQKKIEVLTFARSGGPTTQECEDIRRYYKQLQPDLVIVGFCTNDPKPGSSNDTPERVYYREKIKPLQQKLQKYKLKGTTEYITKIYEGLLIAFRKMPSWIGGVDRSYNKDSNDWKEFVRALKDIRRMSAEVTPYPPIFISLNEGASNSGPTDYNKPNKALRVFLRWYHQAEEAAISAGFIAVNCEEEFKKELKNYLMMLMPASYTQDASNICPKINCCG, from the coding sequence ATGCTAAGCAGGATTAAACGATACCTTACATTCTTGGTTGTAGAAATTTTTATCTTTTTGTTTTTATTAGGAGTAGTTATTGGTTGTATGGAATTATACTATTGGTATACGCAGGGAAGATTAGTTAAAAACTTTCCACCGAATGATATAATAAATTACACCTGGGGACATAAGGTCAGAACAAATCCTTATTGGTTCCGAGATAAAAACTATGAACTTGTCCCGTTAAAAAATGGTTTCCGTATAATTGTTTTAGGCGATTCTTTTACCTGGGGTGCTGGGGTTTCTGAAGATGAGAGATATTCCAACCTGCTTGAAAAGTATTTGAAAGAAAAACATCCTCAAAAGAAAATTGAAGTCCTAACTTTTGCAAGATCAGGTGGTCCTACAACACAAGAATGTGAGGATATCAGAAGATATTATAAACAGTTACAACCCGATTTGGTTATTGTAGGTTTCTGTACCAATGACCCCAAGCCGGGGTCTTCAAATGATACACCGGAGAGAGTTTATTATCGAGAAAAAATAAAACCGCTTCAGCAAAAGTTGCAGAAGTATAAACTTAAAGGGACAACGGAATATATTACTAAAATTTACGAAGGACTGCTGATTGCTTTTCGTAAAATGCCTTCTTGGATTGGTGGTGTGGATAGATCCTATAATAAGGATTCAAATGACTGGAAAGAGTTTGTAAGAGCATTGAAGGATATACGCAGGATGAGCGCCGAGGTTACTCCATATCCACCTATTTTTATTTCGTTGAATGAAGGTGCAAGTAATAGTGGTCCAACTGACTATAATAAACCCAATAAGGCATTAAGAGTATTTCTAAGATGGTATCATCAAGCAGAAGAAGCCGCAATATCTGCTGGATTTATTGCTGTTAATTGTGAGGAAGAATTTAAGAAAGAATTAAAGAATTATTTGATGATGCTCATGCCAGCATCCTACACCCAAGATGCATCAAATATATGCCCAAAAATTAATTGCTGTGGTTGA
- a CDS encoding oligosaccharide flippase family protein yields the protein MFRDFVKVFSATGFTQVIELVKGFFVVKYLDPSFYGLLKILEIIKQLAKYGNLGFIDIALREIPFYRGRNEITTEQKVRNNAYSCELLLTSFLTIVAILLVFYYKNPLVKIGIICSALVLFLGKIERILSTESTIQKQFAIYSNAIVISSALDSVLIIGTISFWGVYAPLIIPVVVTVVVIFYLIRKLKVDFKLKIDKVELKRQIKVGLPFALKSNAYGVYQWAERGIIASFLGLRAVGLWGLAHTVMTMFLNYGMVFSRIWYPNIMEKLGRAGFEEVKKDVIKIIKVITILSSIIISLAYINLFWFIQSFLPKYIDSILLIGLFLLAIYFWLPTSYISIILSAPTIDKQVYVFYTIMMGIIFFVGSSFILKFFNLHSLVNLVIVDVLAYLLMSLLYFRMYLKVVRYNLKEIFNFVWQLIYPGIIASVIIFSLTKINISTQTGNVILRNLIIIAGGITFLHFNFDLKYWAKEIIKISKNENR from the coding sequence ATGTTTAGAGATTTTGTAAAAGTATTTTCAGCAACTGGTTTTACTCAGGTAATTGAACTGGTCAAAGGATTTTTTGTAGTTAAATATCTTGACCCGTCATTTTATGGCTTATTAAAAATACTTGAAATTATAAAACAACTTGCAAAATATGGTAATCTTGGTTTTATTGATATTGCCTTAAGAGAAATTCCTTTTTATAGAGGCAGAAATGAAATAACAACAGAACAGAAAGTTCGTAACAATGCATATAGTTGTGAATTGCTTTTAACATCTTTTTTGACCATTGTAGCTATTTTGTTGGTTTTTTATTATAAAAATCCATTAGTCAAAATCGGGATAATTTGTTCTGCGTTGGTGCTTTTTCTTGGGAAAATAGAGCGAATTTTATCTACTGAAAGTACTATTCAAAAACAGTTTGCTATTTATAGCAATGCGATTGTTATTTCATCTGCGTTAGATTCGGTCTTAATTATTGGAACTATTTCATTTTGGGGCGTTTATGCACCATTGATTATTCCAGTAGTCGTTACTGTAGTAGTTATTTTCTATCTCATAAGAAAACTGAAAGTTGATTTCAAATTAAAGATTGATAAAGTTGAATTGAAACGTCAAATAAAAGTTGGTCTCCCATTTGCCTTAAAATCAAACGCATATGGTGTTTATCAATGGGCAGAAAGAGGAATTATTGCCAGTTTTTTAGGTCTTAGAGCAGTTGGATTATGGGGACTTGCCCATACGGTTATGACAATGTTTTTAAATTATGGAATGGTTTTCTCAAGAATCTGGTACCCTAATATTATGGAAAAATTAGGACGAGCAGGCTTTGAAGAAGTAAAAAAAGATGTTATAAAAATCATCAAGGTAATAACGATTTTATCAAGTATTATTATTAGCCTAGCATATATCAATCTTTTCTGGTTTATTCAATCATTTTTGCCAAAATATATTGACTCAATTCTTTTAATAGGTTTATTTCTTTTAGCAATTTACTTCTGGCTACCGACTTCATATATTAGCATTATTCTTTCTGCCCCCACCATTGATAAACAAGTTTATGTTTTTTATACAATAATGATGGGAATAATTTTTTTTGTTGGTAGCAGTTTCATTCTAAAATTTTTCAATCTGCACTCCCTTGTCAATCTGGTAATTGTTGATGTTCTTGCATATTTGCTAATGTCGTTGTTATACTTTAGAATGTATCTAAAAGTAGTGAGATATAATTTAAAAGAGATATTCAATTTCGTTTGGCAGTTAATCTATCCTGGAATTATTGCATCTGTAATAATATTCTCGCTAACCAAAATCAATATTTCTACACAAACTGGAAATGTTATTCTCAGAAATTTAATCATTATAGCAGGTGGAATTACTTTTTTACATTTTAATTTTGATTTAAAATACTGGGCAAAAGAAATAATTAAAATCAGCAAAAATGAAAACAGATAA
- a CDS encoding HAD hydrolase family protein, protein MNIYQKSILSLCYKKGGRYKSYMRIILPKVVLTDVDGVLTDGNVLYLDNGTRARFFNIRDGQGFKILKELGIKTGFVSGEQDRHILLRAQKLKLDIVLLGIQDKVSAVKKQLKKYSVSLKDVWFVGDDINDLELLMSVGLSFCPKNIPDDKVLKSCHFQLKKSGGHGVFRELVEIINLYV, encoded by the coding sequence ATGAACATTTATCAAAAAAGTATATTAAGTTTATGTTACAAAAAAGGTGGTAGATATAAATCTTATATGAGAATAATATTACCTAAAGTAGTTTTAACAGATGTAGACGGTGTTTTAACTGATGGGAATGTTCTCTATTTGGATAACGGAACACGAGCAAGATTTTTCAATATAAGGGATGGTCAGGGATTCAAAATACTGAAAGAACTAGGAATAAAAACAGGTTTTGTTAGTGGCGAACAAGACAGGCACATACTTTTAAGAGCACAAAAACTCAAACTTGATATAGTGCTTTTGGGAATACAAGATAAAGTTTCAGCAGTAAAAAAACAACTGAAAAAATATTCAGTATCATTAAAAGATGTCTGGTTTGTTGGCGATGATATAAATGATTTAGAATTGCTGATGTCAGTTGGGTTATCATTTTGTCCCAAAAATATTCCAGACGACAAAGTATTAAAATCTTGCCATTTCCAGTTAAAAAAAAGCGGTGGTCACGGTGTGTTTAGAGAGCTTGTAGAAATTATAAACTTATATGTTTAG
- a CDS encoding N-acetylneuraminate synthase family protein produces the protein MEILGKDLTKRNVLLVAEIGLNHNGDMKLAKDMIQSASESGADIVKFQKRTIEKCFQKKVLDAPYLKPTSLGKTYREHKLKLEFSIEQLAELKKTSDKNNIGFMCTPFDLQALEEVIKLGVPAIKIASHLLTNHELIIKAASYGLPVILSTGMATREEVMATYGIAKAFYPKTDVALLQCTSCYPAAIETLNVLAIKDLQNIAPIVGFSNHCANFVPSICAVAIGAKIIEQHFTLSHNLPGPDQKASLIPTDFRFMADAIKDALNCIGTEKKEFLEEEKENRTKHHRTIVAARNLNANDYLRREDVVLLAPEEGVPAYYLGMMLGKKLKRDIKKDELIKPEDLL, from the coding sequence ATGGAAATTTTAGGCAAAGATTTAACAAAAAGAAATGTGTTGCTTGTTGCAGAAATCGGATTGAATCATAATGGTGATATGAAACTTGCAAAAGATATGATACAATCTGCATCTGAATCCGGTGCCGATATCGTCAAATTTCAGAAAAGAACAATAGAGAAATGTTTTCAGAAAAAAGTGCTGGATGCACCATACCTTAAACCAACAAGTTTGGGAAAAACATACAGGGAACATAAACTTAAACTTGAGTTTTCTATTGAGCAACTGGCTGAACTTAAAAAGACATCTGATAAAAACAATATAGGATTTATGTGCACACCATTTGATTTGCAGGCACTTGAGGAGGTAATAAAATTAGGTGTCCCAGCAATTAAAATAGCATCTCATCTTCTTACAAATCATGAACTGATTATAAAAGCTGCCAGTTATGGTTTACCGGTAATTTTATCAACCGGGATGGCAACAAGAGAAGAGGTTATGGCTACATATGGTATCGCTAAAGCATTTTATCCTAAGACAGATGTAGCACTTCTTCAGTGCACATCGTGTTATCCTGCAGCTATTGAGACATTAAATGTTTTGGCAATAAAAGACTTACAAAATATTGCGCCAATCGTCGGCTTTTCTAATCATTGTGCCAATTTTGTGCCTTCAATATGTGCAGTTGCTATTGGTGCGAAGATAATTGAACAACATTTTACTTTAAGCCATAATCTGCCAGGACCTGACCAGAAAGCAAGTTTGATACCAACGGATTTCAGATTCATGGCGGATGCAATAAAGGATGCATTAAATTGTATAGGGACTGAAAAAAAAGAATTTCTTGAAGAAGAAAAAGAAAACAGAACCAAACACCACAGAACAATAGTAGCGGCAAGAAATCTGAACGCAAATGATTATTTAAGACGAGAAGATGTTGTTTTACTAGCACCAGAAGAGGGAGTTCCTGCATATTATTTGGGGATGATGTTAGGCAAGAAGTTGAAGCGAGATATTAAAAAAGATGAACTGATAAAGCCAGAGGATCTTTTGTAA
- a CDS encoding ROK family protein, which translates to MYKNIVSIDCGATKMSYTKIYHNRKGRKHYNIAFWKKISTPVFKSYDEMVKFVAGTLPSKIDVLFIAVTGPVDEKKGVVYGGPNQFLVGPYPLKEKLSKALDIPVFVYNDVKLASEGEARYWRNLDNFLFVMAGTGIAVELVFNKKVVSRQNAGLGEIGHCNIGSNLRCNCGRKGCLETISSGWAIERITKLSDISKKKDLLSLLVNQKKYGKKFLIDLEKIWAKILEPILLSVPVSAIVTNGSIGLHPVFQDILRNCLRNIYKRHPLLEHAQVYKSKLGWKSVPCGVIKLLQEKG; encoded by the coding sequence ATGTATAAAAATATTGTAAGTATTGATTGTGGAGCTACAAAGATGTCCTATACAAAAATATATCATAATAGGAAGGGGAGGAAACACTATAATATAGCATTCTGGAAAAAAATATCAACACCTGTCTTTAAGTCCTATGATGAAATGGTTAAGTTTGTTGCAGGCACATTGCCTTCTAAGATTGATGTTCTCTTTATAGCAGTTACCGGTCCTGTTGATGAAAAAAAAGGTGTTGTATATGGTGGCCCAAATCAGTTTTTAGTCGGACCATATCCACTAAAAGAGAAATTAAGCAAAGCGCTGGATATACCTGTCTTTGTTTATAACGATGTTAAATTAGCATCAGAAGGTGAAGCAAGATATTGGCGAAATTTGGATAACTTTTTATTTGTGATGGCTGGCACAGGAATCGCTGTAGAATTGGTTTTCAACAAAAAGGTTGTAAGCCGACAGAACGCTGGTCTTGGTGAGATAGGACATTGTAATATCGGAAGTAATTTAAGGTGTAATTGTGGACGCAAAGGATGTCTTGAGACAATCAGTTCCGGCTGGGCAATAGAACGGATTACAAAATTATCAGATATTTCTAAAAAAAAGGACCTTTTATCATTATTAGTAAACCAAAAAAAATATGGAAAAAAGTTTTTGATAGATTTAGAAAAAATATGGGCAAAAATATTGGAACCAATATTATTATCAGTACCTGTTTCGGCTATAGTAACAAATGGTTCGATAGGTCTTCATCCCGTTTTTCAGGATATTTTAAGGAATTGTCTGCGAAATATATATAAAAGACATCCGCTGTTAGAACACGCTCAAGTATATAAATCAAAATTAGGTTGGAAATCTGTACCTTGTGGTGTTATCAAATTACTTCAAGAAAAAGGATAA
- a CDS encoding polysaccharide pyruvyl transferase family protein, translating into MYTLLSVVRTNVGDFLYHQRIKELLDYFKPGEKHLELSLDKGVDYQKPLDDYLDKINTTRAILICGGPLYFPDLFPARIPVVTNFKKLKVPVIPFGWGLGGTMDCYKNFKFTIESALFLNFIHNNCRFSSVRDILTQKVLNEYGYENVIMTGDPAWYNLKYFGLKFNLPDKCGVKKIVFTTAQNLVHDTRLYLLNKEMIKTLRKLFPEQEIYLSVHKGRIVETDALYYVRGIVKLKDKIGKESMKKIMSKIKNSLKQSLPWSKNRRLNELIKIAKNLGYKTTEATGDLSKIAFYDTCDLHIGFRLHAHLYFLSIKKPSYLIYEDVRGQGFANTINSDRELPYNSPDVIETTIRNFQDDFNNGFQQYKEIFTKLEGNFKEMEKFVKSLP; encoded by the coding sequence ATGTATACTTTACTAAGTGTTGTTCGTACCAATGTAGGTGATTTTCTGTATCATCAAAGAATAAAGGAATTACTTGATTATTTCAAACCCGGCGAGAAACATCTTGAACTTTCGCTTGACAAAGGGGTCGATTATCAGAAACCACTTGATGATTATTTAGACAAAATAAATACCACCCGAGCAATACTTATATGCGGGGGTCCTTTATATTTTCCTGATCTGTTTCCTGCCCGCATACCAGTAGTAACTAATTTCAAGAAACTCAAGGTACCAGTTATCCCATTCGGCTGGGGGCTTGGCGGTACAATGGACTGCTACAAAAATTTTAAGTTTACGATTGAATCAGCGCTGTTTCTGAATTTTATACATAATAATTGCAGATTTTCAAGTGTTAGAGATATATTAACGCAAAAGGTGCTTAATGAATACGGATACGAGAATGTGATAATGACCGGGGACCCTGCATGGTACAACCTTAAGTATTTTGGGCTCAAATTTAACCTGCCAGACAAATGCGGGGTTAAAAAAATTGTTTTTACGACAGCACAGAATCTTGTTCATGATACCCGACTGTATCTATTAAATAAAGAGATGATTAAAACATTAAGAAAACTTTTTCCAGAACAAGAAATATATCTCAGTGTTCATAAAGGTAGAATAGTAGAAACTGATGCATTATACTATGTAAGAGGAATTGTAAAACTTAAAGATAAAATAGGCAAAGAAAGTATGAAAAAAATAATGTCAAAAATAAAAAATAGTTTGAAACAATCTCTACCATGGTCTAAAAACAGAAGATTGAATGAACTTATCAAAATAGCAAAAAATCTTGGATATAAAACTACAGAAGCGACAGGCGATTTGTCAAAAATTGCATTTTATGATACTTGCGATCTCCATATAGGTTTTCGGCTCCATGCCCATCTTTATTTTTTAAGTATAAAAAAACCGTCGTATCTTATTTATGAAGATGTAAGAGGACAAGGTTTTGCCAATACCATCAATTCCGACAGGGAATTGCCATATAATAGTCCTGATGTAATTGAGACGACAATAAGGAACTTTCAAGATGATTTCAATAATGGTTTTCAGCAGTATAAAGAAATTTTCACTAAATTAGAAGGTAATTTTAAAGAAATGGAAAAATTTGTCAAATCACTTCCTTAA
- a CDS encoding N-acetylneuraminate synthase family protein, producing the protein MPQESRLKKCSIIVSHYNQYEHLENIIAWFKTVQIYNYEMIIADDGSDYSIKKWILEKRFNRIENLKYITHQRKGFRLATVRNKGNKLSNGEVLIFLDSDMVPCTDFIEAHLEAQKQIGGGGGGIVIGYRIRNKAVGFPSDERHIQFVISKNLKEHKRPYEMCYGCNFSIPAKIFNEVNGFDEDYNGSWGLEDIDLAFRVYQKGYPFTVSTNAWAVHKEHHFDYTENFAKLIKKKKLFESKNVALQSLNPGARIFHSFKHAAKFMELLNKQQNKLPEFRINATRRIGKSNCTFVIAGINRFHNGDFDVAIKLIDVAKSAGADAVKFTICRNSENIDDFVLHTYMNEVGKTREDINRYIEFTENQYRYLIKYAHNLGMLVATSPLGKEDISFTKQLGFDFIRISHNRNHLLKYTGNMPVIASIAIDEHFPLLVNFFQKAMTKPNKTLAGILITSRHRPSLPDDFCLFNLILLREYMKVPIGISDHENGIIMAPVSVALGATIIEKHLTINHAFPGYGHGFALEPSGFNHCIRDIREVRPAFGSPNPEIIDLLYSKKIKV; encoded by the coding sequence ATGCCACAAGAAAGTAGATTGAAAAAATGTTCAATCATAGTTTCGCATTATAACCAGTATGAACACCTTGAAAATATTATTGCTTGGTTTAAAACTGTTCAAATTTACAATTATGAAATGATTATTGCTGACGATGGGTCAGATTATTCTATAAAAAAATGGATTTTAGAGAAAAGGTTTAATCGTATAGAAAATTTAAAATATATTACCCATCAAAGAAAGGGATTCAGATTAGCAACTGTTCGGAACAAAGGAAACAAATTGTCTAATGGAGAAGTATTGATTTTTCTTGATAGTGATATGGTTCCCTGTACAGATTTTATTGAGGCACATTTAGAAGCACAGAAACAGATTGGTGGTGGAGGTGGTGGGATTGTTATAGGATATAGAATCAGAAATAAAGCAGTTGGTTTTCCATCTGATGAGAGGCATATTCAATTTGTAATTTCTAAGAATCTTAAAGAGCATAAAAGACCATATGAAATGTGTTATGGATGTAATTTTTCAATCCCAGCTAAAATTTTCAATGAGGTAAATGGTTTTGATGAAGATTATAATGGTTCTTGGGGGCTGGAAGACATTGATTTAGCGTTCAGGGTATATCAAAAAGGTTATCCATTTACTGTAAGTACAAATGCCTGGGCTGTCCATAAAGAACATCATTTTGACTATACTGAAAATTTTGCTAAACTTATCAAAAAGAAAAAACTATTCGAATCAAAAAATGTTGCTTTGCAATCACTAAACCCAGGCGCAAGAATATTTCATAGTTTTAAGCATGCTGCTAAGTTTATGGAGCTTTTAAATAAACAACAGAATAAATTACCAGAGTTTAGAATAAATGCTACAAGGCGAATTGGTAAATCAAATTGTACATTTGTCATAGCAGGAATAAATCGGTTCCACAATGGTGATTTTGATGTTGCAATAAAGTTGATTGATGTTGCAAAATCAGCTGGCGCAGATGCTGTTAAATTTACCATCTGTAGAAACTCTGAAAATATAGATGATTTTGTTCTGCATACCTATATGAACGAGGTTGGCAAAACCCGTGAAGATATAAATCGCTATATTGAATTTACTGAAAATCAATACAGATATCTAATCAAATATGCGCATAATCTTGGCATGCTGGTTGCTACTTCTCCATTAGGTAAAGAAGATATATCTTTTACAAAACAATTAGGTTTTGATTTTATCAGGATATCTCATAACAGGAACCATCTCCTTAAATATACAGGTAATATGCCGGTGATTGCTAGCATTGCTATAGACGAACATTTCCCACTATTAGTAAATTTTTTTCAAAAGGCGATGACCAAACCGAATAAAACACTTGCCGGTATTCTTATCACAAGCAGACATAGACCATCATTGCCTGACGATTTTTGTCTTTTTAATTTGATATTGCTGAGAGAATATATGAAAGTACCAATAGGTATTTCCGACCATGAGAATGGGATTATAATGGCTCCAGTTTCTGTCGCACTTGGTGCAACAATTATAGAAAAACATCTTACCATTAACCATGCATTTCCCGGCTATGGACATGGATTTGCACTTGAGCCATCCGGATTTAACCACTGTATAAGAGACATAAGAGAGGTTCGACCAGCATTTGGCTCGCCTAATCCTGAAATCATTGATTTATTGTATAGTAAAAAAATTAAGGTATAA